Proteins from one Mugil cephalus isolate CIBA_MC_2020 chromosome 15, CIBA_Mcephalus_1.1, whole genome shotgun sequence genomic window:
- the LOC125020803 gene encoding transcriptional regulator ATRX-like isoform X1, which produces MSAAMLSTSTSKLNVLVNKLHEYLANSAVEGSNGTPTSEDADGLTDMTRLMGKSAHHALTEAGADSRFSRRKPSVVTKHSGLDESGDSNASEDLDLPASANGHFDITRLPKGTVLVRPEAVDLGRDDFRGPEFRKSNVLRKDFSRRRGGVEPMPIVSCTACGRQVNNFRKDSLYRHPVLKVLICKSCYNYYSSDDISKDGDGMDEQCRWCAEGGNLICCDFCSNAFCKKCILRNLGRKELSSILESKWYCYVCSPEPLFDLVMACDSVLDMERLWRRQRKKNRVGPEKSELYDMLSNSSQNLPLDKWDHSGMDGNVVFNYNTLQISKDITKKAKHLVDSANALNQTFVSFLHTVTTNKQTPGVRNLYLNSFLAVVKGLRKSLALLEESLKEEFSDLDVLSTWEKFLSNDALVTEADAEVDISDEKCLSKLQKLAGEHLDENDSDSKGFVDGRNPLKCPRKDMDSLEASQGEQKSGLKSAERRVDMSKKLVVQLTPVALKQGQSSDPPMMEVDLHKKDRKSKEKHAPEDVETGDVGTKADSKLSNNNSSVSLFHEDEKGHRRSPRVKTTPLRRPSDVTTKTSLSAEHSDSDSDPEETSNTAPAKNTEEEGMSRARDDSDSDEVPAALLERAAITQSSDEAQSDEDTGKVSPAKVAKKCLFWLTKNTPMSPDKIRRKRKILERSSDSDLSNRRVKARQESGTDSSSDEQDSQKEIKHLNTLRTIGKPHLAKREEEGVARKKGRMQAGKSTTKSCHAPMDSSSSTSSSEDEHNDDSGSDGSDQKMKPITEDVTLLGAAAFHQSSGDEEQSGPSWAAEDDDDPENRIAKKMLLAQIKANYSSGDDISSDEESREEDSEAEFSKEVKEGNADNGTDENGADLSSESSDATASRPVASHYLLRHKLTLDNQTSGDTPKSEQEQKRASRECKTSDSDSTNLSNEFGDDGEDGMMEVLSLSEDEASEDDFKSTRKAKDADRSEKKTSVTCIWLSDSSDEKQSDQEDADKEASDSKGTPKGRRKIRKIIGDESLRAETQEALREEEERCKRLANRDQQMEDRREIIVIQDELSQVVCPVTTKLILDQDEETKMPLVQVHRNLVTKLKPHQVDGVQFIWDSCCESVKKANSSPGSGCILAHCMGLGKTLQVVAFLHTVLLSTNLRFKTALVVCPLNTILNWLSEFKKWQSSMGEDKVMVTELTSIRHPHERLRALQRWQKFGGVMLMGYEMYRILSQCHKIKDEVSKEEFKRALVDPGPDFVVCDEGHILRNEASNVSKALNGIKTQRRVVLTGTPLQNNLVEYHCMVNFIKKSLLGSLGEFRNRFINPIQNGQCADSTPKDVRVMKKRAHILYSVLGGCVQRRDYSELTQFLPPKHEYVLAVRISPLQYKLYQYYLNHITGVSSITYRLKRAGANLFKDFQVLSRIWTHPWCLQLSYMSKDKKGCFEKKNTSKTADLFRNAETAVAESELKENEGNNNDNSAMIADAAKVFPAVEGENADVSLRSQIDEGWYKNLLSDSDAKILEHSGKMVLLFEILRMAEDLQDKVLVFSQSLISLNLIEDFLKASHHARDQSFKAGSWIKNVDYYRLDGSTSAALRKKWADQFNNKANVRGRLFLISTRAGSLGINLVAANRVIIFDASWNPSYDIQSIYRVYRFGQLKQVFVYRFLAQGTMEEKIYDRQVTKQSLSFRVVDQQQIERHFTLSELTELYIFEPDLLDEPNSKKSKRLASLLPKDDVLAQLLETCKNQIVSYHEHESLLDHKQEEELSEAERKDAWAEYEAESHSASVPVGSIQKTLYTKTNEELIEMLNQTRKNVSVAFMDLQKIKFYPLEAYVLQVRQQYPDLSEELVKSKAEDWKQYDEKRKGHSQLVYRDTLTKQQTLTLSIQAILNSRRSQENQMAATAVNQAGQI; this is translated from the exons GGATTTACCAGCCAGTGCAAATGGTCACTTTGATATCACAAGATTGCCTAAAG GCACTGTGCTGGTCAGGCCTGAAGCAGTTGACCTTGGAAGAGATGATTTCAGGGGTCCGGAGTTCCGCAAGTCCAATGTACTGCGGAAAGACTTTTCAAGAAGACGTGGAG GAGTTGAACCCATGCCAATTGTAAGTTGCACTGCTTGTGGCCGACAAGTTAACAACTTCCGGAAGGACTCCTTATATCGACATCCAGTTCTGAAAGTACTTATTTGCAAG tcttGCTATAACTATTATTCAAGTGATGACATCAGTAAGGATGGAGACGGGATGGACGAGCAGTGCCG GTGGTGTGCCGAAGGAGGCAACCTGATCTGTTGTGACTTCTGTAGTAACGCTTTCTGCAAGAAATGTATTCTGAGGAATCTTGGAAGGAAGGAACTGTCCAGCATCTTGGAGAGCAAATGGTATTGCTACGTGTGTAGTCCAGAACCCCTTTTTGACCTGGTGATGGCTTGCGACAGTGTCCTGGACATGGAGCGCCTGTGGCGTCGGCAGCGCAAGAAGAATCGAGTAGGGCCAGAGAAATCGGAACTTTACGACATGTTGTCAAACTCCTCACAAAACCTACCTTTGGACAAATGGGATCACAGTGGTATGGATGGAAATGTAGTGTTCAACTATAACACACTGCAGATTTCCAAGGACATTACCAAGAAGGCCAAACATTTAGTGGACTCAGCTAACGCCTTAAACCAAacttttgtcagttttcttcatactgtgacaacaaacaaacaaacacctggTGTTCGTAATCTTTATCTGAACTCTTTTTTGGCTGTAGTTAAAGGCTTACGAAAATCTCTGGCATTACTGGAGGAAAGCCTTAAGGAAGAATTCAGTGACTTGGATGTGTTGAGCACTTGGGAGAAGTTCTTAAGCAATGACGCACTTGTGACAGAAGCAGATGCGGAAGTGGATATCTCTGATGAAAAATGCTTGAGCAAATTGCAGAAGTTGGCAGGTGAACATCTGGATGAAAACGATTCGGACTCCAAGGGGTTTGTAGATGGGAGAAATCCACTCAAGTGCCCCAGGAAGGACATGGATTCCCTTGAAGCAAGTCAGGGAGAGCAAAAAAGTGGCCTTAAGTCTGCTGAAAGAAGGGTTGACATGTCTAAAAAGCTAGTGGTACAGCTTACACCTGTAGCTTTGAAACAGGGACAATCATCTGATCCCCCCATGATGGAGGTAGACCTCCACAAGAAAGATaggaaatcaaaagaaaaacatgcaccTGAAGATGTAGAAACAGGTGATGTAGGCACGAAAGCTGACAGCAAGCTGAGCAATAACAACTCAAGTGTGTCACTATTTCATGAAGATGAAAAAGGCCATAGACGGTCTCCTCGTGTGAAGACGACTCCTTTGCGTCGACCAAGTGATGTTACCACTAAAACGTCCCTTTCTGCAGaacacagtgacagtgactCTGACCCTGAGGAAACATCCAACACTGCGCCTgccaaaaacactgaagaagaaggtATGAGCAGAGCGAGGGATGACTCCGACTCAGATGAAGTCCCCGCTGCGCTGCTGGAGCGAGCAGCAATAACACAAAGCTCAGATGAAGCCCAGAGTGACGAGGACACTGGTAAAGTGTCACCGGCTAAAGTGGCCAAGAAATGTCTCTTTTGGCTCACTAAGAACACCCCAATGTCACCGGACAAGATCCGCCGAAAACGCAAGATACTGGAGCGCTCTAGCGACTCAGACTTGAGCAACAGAAGGGTAAAAGCCAGACAGGAAAGTGGGACAGATTCTTCTAGTGACGAACAAGACtcacaaaaggaaataaaacacttaaatacgTTACGGACAATAGGGAAGCCTCACCTGGccaaaagagaggaggaaggcgTGGCTAGAAAGAAGGGTAGGATGCAAGCTGGGAAGTCTACGACTAAATCTTGTCATGCACCAATGGACTCTTCATCGTCGACGTCATCAAGTGAAGATGAACACAATGATGACTCTGGGAGTGACGGAAGTGATCAAAAGATGAAGCCAATCACAGAAGACGTGACCTTACTAGGAGCTGCAGCATTCCACCAATCATCGG gaGATGAGGAGCAGTCTGGGCCCTCGTGGGCAGCAGAAGACGACGACGATCCAGAAAATAG AATCGCTAAGAAAATGCTTTTGGCCCAAATTAAAGCCAACTACTCCTCGGGTGACGATATCTCTTCGGATGAGGAATCACGGGAGGAAGACTCTGAGGCGGAGTTCAGCAAGGAGGTCAAAGAAGGCAACGCGGATAATGGAACAGATGAAAACG GGGCAGATTTGTCTTCAGAATCATCCGACGCCACGGCTAGTCGGCCCGTCGCCAGCCATTATCTTCTCCGCCACAAACTCACTTTAGATAATCAGACATCCGGAGACACACCTAAGAGCGAACAAGAGCAAAAACGAGCCAGCAGAGAATGCAAGACCA GTGATAGTGACAGTACTAACCTCAGTAATGAGTTTGGTGACGATGGTGAAGATGGGATGATGGAGGTGCTGAGTCTGTCGGAGGATGAAGCTAGTGAAGACGACTTTAAAAG caccAGAAAGGCAAAGGATGCAGATCGTTCTGAAAAGAAGACATCGGTCACCTGCATTTGGTTGTCTGACTCCAGCGATGAAAAG CAGAGCGATCAAGAGGATGCGGATAAGGAGGCCAGCGACAGTAAAGGAACACCCAAGGGACGCAGAAAGATCCGAAAAATCATTGGCGATGAAAGCCTCCGTGCTGAGACCCAGGAAGCcctcagggaggaggaggagaggtgcaAACGTTTGGCAAATAGGGATCAACAGATGGAGGATAGAAGAGAG ATAATTGTGATACAAGATGAGCTGTCTCAAGTGGTGTGTCCCGTCACAACCAAGCTGATCCTGGATCAGGACGAGGAGACCAAGATGCCTCTTGTTCAGGTGCACAGGAACCTGGTGACGAAACTAAAGCCTCACCAAGTGGATg GCGTCCAGTTTATTTGGGACTCTTGCTGTGAGTCTGTGAAGAAGGCCAACTCTTCTCCAGGATCAGGCTGTATACTGGCACACTGCATGGGGTTAGGAAAGACTCTGCAG GTAGTTGCGTTCCTCCACACTGTGTTGCTGTCAACAAATCTGAGGTTCAAAACCGCCTTGGTCGTGTGTCCACTGAATACGATCCTTAACTGGCTCAGTGAGTTCAAGAAATGGCAAAGCAGCATGGGAGAAGATAAAGTGATG GTTACAGAACTGACTTCAATAAGGCATCCCCATGAACGACTTAGAGCTCTGCAGAGGTGGCAGAAATTCGGAGGCGTCATGTTAATGGGTTACGAGATGTACCGCATCCTGTCACAGTGCCACAAAATCAAGGACGAGGTGTCAAAGGAAGAGTTCAAGAGAGCACTGGTGGATCCAG GTCCAGACTTTGTGGTTTGTGATGAGGGGCACATCCTTCGCAATGAGGCTTCCAATGTCTCCAAAGCTTTGAACGGCATCAAGACGCAAAGAAGAGTGGTGCTAACTGGAACACCGCTACAAAACAACCTTGTTGAGT ACCACTGCATGGTCAATTTCATAAAGAAGAGTCTTCTGGGCTCACTGGGCGAATTCCGAAACCGCTTTATAAACCCCATACAGAACGGCCAGTGTGCTGACTCCACACCTAAAGACGTCAGAGTCATGAAAAAGCGAGCTCACATTCTTTATTCGGTGTTGGGGGGATGCGTGCAG AGAAGAGATTACTCTGAGTTGACACAGTTTCTTCCTCCCAAACACGAGTATGTGCTGGCAGTTAGGATTTCACCGCTTCAGTACAAGTTATACCAGTACTACCTCAACCATATCACAG gtgtGAGCTCCATAACTTACAGATTAAAGAGGGCTGGAGCAAACCTGTTCAAGGACTTTCAAGTGCTCAGCCGAATTTGGACTCATCCATGGTGCCTTCAGCTCAGCTACATGAGCAAAGACAAGAAG ggatgttttgaaaagaaaaatacatctaAAACAGCAGATTTGTTCAGAAATGCAGAAACCGCTGTGGCTGAGAG TGAACTGAAAGAGAACGAAGGGAATAACAATGACAACAGTGCCATGATTGCTGATGCAGCCAAAGTTTTCCCTGCAGTGGAAG GAGAGAACGCAGATGTCAGCTTGAGGTCTCAGATTGATGAGGGCTGGTACAAGAATCTTCTGTCCGACAGTGACGCCAAAATCCTGGAGCACTCGGGGAAGATGGTGCTCTTGTTTGAGATCCTCAGGATGGCTGAAGACCTGCAAGATAAAGt GCTTGTGTTCAGTCAGTCCTTGATCTCATTAAACCTGATCGAGGATTTCTTGAAGGCATCTCACCATGCCAGGGACCAATCATTTAAAG CGGGCAGCTGGATCAAAAATGTTGATTACTATCGTCTGGATGGTTCCACCAGCGCTGCGTTAAGGAAGAAATGGGCTGATCAGTTCAATAATAAAGCCAATGTCCG TGGCCGATTGTTTCTCATCTCAACGAGAGCAGGCTCACTTGGTATCAACCTCGTGGCTGCAAACAGAGTCATCATCTTTGACGCTTCATGGAATCCCTCATATGACATACAGAGCATCTACAGAGTGTACCGCTTTGGGCAGCTCAAACAAGTGTTTGTGTACCGATTCTTGGCTCAG GGCACCATGGAGGAGAAGATCTATGACCGTCAGGTGACCAAGCAGTCTTTGTCCTTCCGAGTGGTGGATCAGCAGCAGATTGAGAGACATTTCACCCTTTCTGAACTCACTGAACTCTACATATTTGAGCCAGATCTGCTTGACGAACCAAACTCCAAGAAAAGCAAGAGACTCGCCTCTCTTTTGCCAAAG GATGATGTCCTAGCACAGCTATTAGAAACCTGTAAAAACCAGATAGTGTCATACCATGAGCATGAATCCCTGCTGGACCacaaacaagaggaagaacTCAGTGAGGCAGAACGCAAAGATGCTTGGGCTGAGTATGAAGCTGAG tcACACTCAGCCAGCGTTCCAGTTGGCTCCATCCAGAAGACCTTGTATACAAAGACCAACGAAGAGCTAATC GAGATGCTTAACCAAACCAGAAAAAATGTGTCCGTGGCTTTCATGGATCTGCAGAAAATTAAGTTTTACCCTCTCGAGGCCTACGTGTTGCAAGTG CGTCAACAGTATCCTGATCTGTCTGAGGAGCTGGTAAAAAGCAAAGCTGAGGACTGGAAACAATATGATGAGAAGAGGAAGGGACACTCACAGCTTGTTTACAGAGACACTCTTACAAAGCAGCAAACA CTCACCCTCAGCATTCAGGCCATACTGAACAGCCGAAGAAGTCAAGAGAATCAGATGGCTGCCACTGCTGTGAACCAGGCTGGACAGATTTGA
- the LOC125020803 gene encoding transcriptional regulator ATRX-like isoform X2 translates to MSAAMLSTSTSKLNVLVNKLHEYLANSAVEGSNGTPTSEDADGLTDMTRLMGKSAHHALTEAGADSRFSRRKPSVVTKHSGLDESGDSNASEDLDLPASANGHFDITRLPKGTVLVRPEAVDLGRDDFRGPEFRKSNVLRKDFSRRRGGVEPMPIVSCTACGRQVNNFRKDSLYRHPVLKVLICKSCYNYYSSDDISKDGDGMDEQCRWCAEGGNLICCDFCSNAFCKKCILRNLGRKELSSILESKWYCYVCSPEPLFDLVMACDSVLDMERLWRRQRKKNRVGPEKSELYDMLSNSSQNLPLDKWDHSGMDGNVVFNYNTLQISKDITKKAKHLVDSANALNQTFVSFLHTVTTNKQTPGVRNLYLNSFLAVVKGLRKSLALLEESLKEEFSDLDVLSTWEKFLSNDALVTEADAEVDISDEKCLSKLQKLAGEHLDENDSDSKGFVDGRNPLKCPRKDMDSLEASQGEQKSGLKSAERRVDMSKKLVVQLTPVALKQGQSSDPPMMEVDLHKKDRKSKEKHAPEDVETGDVGTKADSKLSNNNSSVSLFHEDEKGHRRSPRVKTTPLRRPSDVTTKTSLSAEHSDSDSDPEETSNTAPAKNTEEEGMSRARDDSDSDEVPAALLERAAITQSSDEAQSDEDTGKVSPAKVAKKCLFWLTKNTPMSPDKIRRKRKILERSSDSDLSNRRVKARQESGTDSSSDEQDSQKEIKHLNTLRTIGKPHLAKREEEGVARKKGRMQAGKSTTKSCHAPMDSSSSTSSSEDEHNDDSGSDGSDQKMKPITEDVTLLGAAAFHQSSGDEEQSGPSWAAEDDDDPENRIAKKMLLAQIKANYSSGDDISSDEESREEDSEAEFSKEVKEGNADNGTDENGADLSSESSDATASRPVASHYLLRHKLTLDNQTSGDTPKSEQEQKRASRECKTSDSDSTNLSNEFGDDGEDGMMEVLSLSEDEASEDDFKSTRKAKDADRSEKKTSVTCIWLSDSSDEKSDQEDADKEASDSKGTPKGRRKIRKIIGDESLRAETQEALREEEERCKRLANRDQQMEDRREIIVIQDELSQVVCPVTTKLILDQDEETKMPLVQVHRNLVTKLKPHQVDGVQFIWDSCCESVKKANSSPGSGCILAHCMGLGKTLQVVAFLHTVLLSTNLRFKTALVVCPLNTILNWLSEFKKWQSSMGEDKVMVTELTSIRHPHERLRALQRWQKFGGVMLMGYEMYRILSQCHKIKDEVSKEEFKRALVDPGPDFVVCDEGHILRNEASNVSKALNGIKTQRRVVLTGTPLQNNLVEYHCMVNFIKKSLLGSLGEFRNRFINPIQNGQCADSTPKDVRVMKKRAHILYSVLGGCVQRRDYSELTQFLPPKHEYVLAVRISPLQYKLYQYYLNHITGVSSITYRLKRAGANLFKDFQVLSRIWTHPWCLQLSYMSKDKKGCFEKKNTSKTADLFRNAETAVAESELKENEGNNNDNSAMIADAAKVFPAVEGENADVSLRSQIDEGWYKNLLSDSDAKILEHSGKMVLLFEILRMAEDLQDKVLVFSQSLISLNLIEDFLKASHHARDQSFKAGSWIKNVDYYRLDGSTSAALRKKWADQFNNKANVRGRLFLISTRAGSLGINLVAANRVIIFDASWNPSYDIQSIYRVYRFGQLKQVFVYRFLAQGTMEEKIYDRQVTKQSLSFRVVDQQQIERHFTLSELTELYIFEPDLLDEPNSKKSKRLASLLPKDDVLAQLLETCKNQIVSYHEHESLLDHKQEEELSEAERKDAWAEYEAESHSASVPVGSIQKTLYTKTNEELIEMLNQTRKNVSVAFMDLQKIKFYPLEAYVLQVRQQYPDLSEELVKSKAEDWKQYDEKRKGHSQLVYRDTLTKQQTLTLSIQAILNSRRSQENQMAATAVNQAGQI, encoded by the exons GGATTTACCAGCCAGTGCAAATGGTCACTTTGATATCACAAGATTGCCTAAAG GCACTGTGCTGGTCAGGCCTGAAGCAGTTGACCTTGGAAGAGATGATTTCAGGGGTCCGGAGTTCCGCAAGTCCAATGTACTGCGGAAAGACTTTTCAAGAAGACGTGGAG GAGTTGAACCCATGCCAATTGTAAGTTGCACTGCTTGTGGCCGACAAGTTAACAACTTCCGGAAGGACTCCTTATATCGACATCCAGTTCTGAAAGTACTTATTTGCAAG tcttGCTATAACTATTATTCAAGTGATGACATCAGTAAGGATGGAGACGGGATGGACGAGCAGTGCCG GTGGTGTGCCGAAGGAGGCAACCTGATCTGTTGTGACTTCTGTAGTAACGCTTTCTGCAAGAAATGTATTCTGAGGAATCTTGGAAGGAAGGAACTGTCCAGCATCTTGGAGAGCAAATGGTATTGCTACGTGTGTAGTCCAGAACCCCTTTTTGACCTGGTGATGGCTTGCGACAGTGTCCTGGACATGGAGCGCCTGTGGCGTCGGCAGCGCAAGAAGAATCGAGTAGGGCCAGAGAAATCGGAACTTTACGACATGTTGTCAAACTCCTCACAAAACCTACCTTTGGACAAATGGGATCACAGTGGTATGGATGGAAATGTAGTGTTCAACTATAACACACTGCAGATTTCCAAGGACATTACCAAGAAGGCCAAACATTTAGTGGACTCAGCTAACGCCTTAAACCAAacttttgtcagttttcttcatactgtgacaacaaacaaacaaacacctggTGTTCGTAATCTTTATCTGAACTCTTTTTTGGCTGTAGTTAAAGGCTTACGAAAATCTCTGGCATTACTGGAGGAAAGCCTTAAGGAAGAATTCAGTGACTTGGATGTGTTGAGCACTTGGGAGAAGTTCTTAAGCAATGACGCACTTGTGACAGAAGCAGATGCGGAAGTGGATATCTCTGATGAAAAATGCTTGAGCAAATTGCAGAAGTTGGCAGGTGAACATCTGGATGAAAACGATTCGGACTCCAAGGGGTTTGTAGATGGGAGAAATCCACTCAAGTGCCCCAGGAAGGACATGGATTCCCTTGAAGCAAGTCAGGGAGAGCAAAAAAGTGGCCTTAAGTCTGCTGAAAGAAGGGTTGACATGTCTAAAAAGCTAGTGGTACAGCTTACACCTGTAGCTTTGAAACAGGGACAATCATCTGATCCCCCCATGATGGAGGTAGACCTCCACAAGAAAGATaggaaatcaaaagaaaaacatgcaccTGAAGATGTAGAAACAGGTGATGTAGGCACGAAAGCTGACAGCAAGCTGAGCAATAACAACTCAAGTGTGTCACTATTTCATGAAGATGAAAAAGGCCATAGACGGTCTCCTCGTGTGAAGACGACTCCTTTGCGTCGACCAAGTGATGTTACCACTAAAACGTCCCTTTCTGCAGaacacagtgacagtgactCTGACCCTGAGGAAACATCCAACACTGCGCCTgccaaaaacactgaagaagaaggtATGAGCAGAGCGAGGGATGACTCCGACTCAGATGAAGTCCCCGCTGCGCTGCTGGAGCGAGCAGCAATAACACAAAGCTCAGATGAAGCCCAGAGTGACGAGGACACTGGTAAAGTGTCACCGGCTAAAGTGGCCAAGAAATGTCTCTTTTGGCTCACTAAGAACACCCCAATGTCACCGGACAAGATCCGCCGAAAACGCAAGATACTGGAGCGCTCTAGCGACTCAGACTTGAGCAACAGAAGGGTAAAAGCCAGACAGGAAAGTGGGACAGATTCTTCTAGTGACGAACAAGACtcacaaaaggaaataaaacacttaaatacgTTACGGACAATAGGGAAGCCTCACCTGGccaaaagagaggaggaaggcgTGGCTAGAAAGAAGGGTAGGATGCAAGCTGGGAAGTCTACGACTAAATCTTGTCATGCACCAATGGACTCTTCATCGTCGACGTCATCAAGTGAAGATGAACACAATGATGACTCTGGGAGTGACGGAAGTGATCAAAAGATGAAGCCAATCACAGAAGACGTGACCTTACTAGGAGCTGCAGCATTCCACCAATCATCGG gaGATGAGGAGCAGTCTGGGCCCTCGTGGGCAGCAGAAGACGACGACGATCCAGAAAATAG AATCGCTAAGAAAATGCTTTTGGCCCAAATTAAAGCCAACTACTCCTCGGGTGACGATATCTCTTCGGATGAGGAATCACGGGAGGAAGACTCTGAGGCGGAGTTCAGCAAGGAGGTCAAAGAAGGCAACGCGGATAATGGAACAGATGAAAACG GGGCAGATTTGTCTTCAGAATCATCCGACGCCACGGCTAGTCGGCCCGTCGCCAGCCATTATCTTCTCCGCCACAAACTCACTTTAGATAATCAGACATCCGGAGACACACCTAAGAGCGAACAAGAGCAAAAACGAGCCAGCAGAGAATGCAAGACCA GTGATAGTGACAGTACTAACCTCAGTAATGAGTTTGGTGACGATGGTGAAGATGGGATGATGGAGGTGCTGAGTCTGTCGGAGGATGAAGCTAGTGAAGACGACTTTAAAAG caccAGAAAGGCAAAGGATGCAGATCGTTCTGAAAAGAAGACATCGGTCACCTGCATTTGGTTGTCTGACTCCAGCGATGAAAAG AGCGATCAAGAGGATGCGGATAAGGAGGCCAGCGACAGTAAAGGAACACCCAAGGGACGCAGAAAGATCCGAAAAATCATTGGCGATGAAAGCCTCCGTGCTGAGACCCAGGAAGCcctcagggaggaggaggagaggtgcaAACGTTTGGCAAATAGGGATCAACAGATGGAGGATAGAAGAGAG ATAATTGTGATACAAGATGAGCTGTCTCAAGTGGTGTGTCCCGTCACAACCAAGCTGATCCTGGATCAGGACGAGGAGACCAAGATGCCTCTTGTTCAGGTGCACAGGAACCTGGTGACGAAACTAAAGCCTCACCAAGTGGATg GCGTCCAGTTTATTTGGGACTCTTGCTGTGAGTCTGTGAAGAAGGCCAACTCTTCTCCAGGATCAGGCTGTATACTGGCACACTGCATGGGGTTAGGAAAGACTCTGCAG GTAGTTGCGTTCCTCCACACTGTGTTGCTGTCAACAAATCTGAGGTTCAAAACCGCCTTGGTCGTGTGTCCACTGAATACGATCCTTAACTGGCTCAGTGAGTTCAAGAAATGGCAAAGCAGCATGGGAGAAGATAAAGTGATG GTTACAGAACTGACTTCAATAAGGCATCCCCATGAACGACTTAGAGCTCTGCAGAGGTGGCAGAAATTCGGAGGCGTCATGTTAATGGGTTACGAGATGTACCGCATCCTGTCACAGTGCCACAAAATCAAGGACGAGGTGTCAAAGGAAGAGTTCAAGAGAGCACTGGTGGATCCAG GTCCAGACTTTGTGGTTTGTGATGAGGGGCACATCCTTCGCAATGAGGCTTCCAATGTCTCCAAAGCTTTGAACGGCATCAAGACGCAAAGAAGAGTGGTGCTAACTGGAACACCGCTACAAAACAACCTTGTTGAGT ACCACTGCATGGTCAATTTCATAAAGAAGAGTCTTCTGGGCTCACTGGGCGAATTCCGAAACCGCTTTATAAACCCCATACAGAACGGCCAGTGTGCTGACTCCACACCTAAAGACGTCAGAGTCATGAAAAAGCGAGCTCACATTCTTTATTCGGTGTTGGGGGGATGCGTGCAG AGAAGAGATTACTCTGAGTTGACACAGTTTCTTCCTCCCAAACACGAGTATGTGCTGGCAGTTAGGATTTCACCGCTTCAGTACAAGTTATACCAGTACTACCTCAACCATATCACAG gtgtGAGCTCCATAACTTACAGATTAAAGAGGGCTGGAGCAAACCTGTTCAAGGACTTTCAAGTGCTCAGCCGAATTTGGACTCATCCATGGTGCCTTCAGCTCAGCTACATGAGCAAAGACAAGAAG ggatgttttgaaaagaaaaatacatctaAAACAGCAGATTTGTTCAGAAATGCAGAAACCGCTGTGGCTGAGAG TGAACTGAAAGAGAACGAAGGGAATAACAATGACAACAGTGCCATGATTGCTGATGCAGCCAAAGTTTTCCCTGCAGTGGAAG GAGAGAACGCAGATGTCAGCTTGAGGTCTCAGATTGATGAGGGCTGGTACAAGAATCTTCTGTCCGACAGTGACGCCAAAATCCTGGAGCACTCGGGGAAGATGGTGCTCTTGTTTGAGATCCTCAGGATGGCTGAAGACCTGCAAGATAAAGt GCTTGTGTTCAGTCAGTCCTTGATCTCATTAAACCTGATCGAGGATTTCTTGAAGGCATCTCACCATGCCAGGGACCAATCATTTAAAG CGGGCAGCTGGATCAAAAATGTTGATTACTATCGTCTGGATGGTTCCACCAGCGCTGCGTTAAGGAAGAAATGGGCTGATCAGTTCAATAATAAAGCCAATGTCCG TGGCCGATTGTTTCTCATCTCAACGAGAGCAGGCTCACTTGGTATCAACCTCGTGGCTGCAAACAGAGTCATCATCTTTGACGCTTCATGGAATCCCTCATATGACATACAGAGCATCTACAGAGTGTACCGCTTTGGGCAGCTCAAACAAGTGTTTGTGTACCGATTCTTGGCTCAG GGCACCATGGAGGAGAAGATCTATGACCGTCAGGTGACCAAGCAGTCTTTGTCCTTCCGAGTGGTGGATCAGCAGCAGATTGAGAGACATTTCACCCTTTCTGAACTCACTGAACTCTACATATTTGAGCCAGATCTGCTTGACGAACCAAACTCCAAGAAAAGCAAGAGACTCGCCTCTCTTTTGCCAAAG GATGATGTCCTAGCACAGCTATTAGAAACCTGTAAAAACCAGATAGTGTCATACCATGAGCATGAATCCCTGCTGGACCacaaacaagaggaagaacTCAGTGAGGCAGAACGCAAAGATGCTTGGGCTGAGTATGAAGCTGAG tcACACTCAGCCAGCGTTCCAGTTGGCTCCATCCAGAAGACCTTGTATACAAAGACCAACGAAGAGCTAATC GAGATGCTTAACCAAACCAGAAAAAATGTGTCCGTGGCTTTCATGGATCTGCAGAAAATTAAGTTTTACCCTCTCGAGGCCTACGTGTTGCAAGTG CGTCAACAGTATCCTGATCTGTCTGAGGAGCTGGTAAAAAGCAAAGCTGAGGACTGGAAACAATATGATGAGAAGAGGAAGGGACACTCACAGCTTGTTTACAGAGACACTCTTACAAAGCAGCAAACA CTCACCCTCAGCATTCAGGCCATACTGAACAGCCGAAGAAGTCAAGAGAATCAGATGGCTGCCACTGCTGTGAACCAGGCTGGACAGATTTGA